A region from the Triticum aestivum cultivar Chinese Spring chromosome 3D, IWGSC CS RefSeq v2.1, whole genome shotgun sequence genome encodes:
- the LOC123080134 gene encoding G-box-binding factor, with the protein MGIRKMGSRVASHSVHQDAQVQNQNNLLQAQQLQRHFTPQMTIHNQNLTAQQQHQLLQQQQWMRRNQMMGPRGALMMLDKTQTLVNVKLENTMDSQIDSPYGSLTRQQQQMQQQLLQQQQQKQLQQQQVLQLQHHHQQQLQQQPLQQQQQLQQHHHHQQQQLQQHHHHQQQQLQQHHHQQQQQLQQHLGMSGNQSAEAQLAQQQLGMMETRAHKPI; encoded by the exons ATGGGGATTAGAAAGATGGGGAGTAGAGTGGCTAGCCACTCAGTTCATCAAGATGCACAAGTACAAAATCAAAATAATCTCCTTCAAGCCCAACAG CTCCAGAGGCATTTCACTCCTCAAATGACTATCCATAACCAGAATCTGACAGCACAGCAGCAGCACCAGCTGCTGCAGCAACAACAGTGGATGAGGCGGAACCAAATGATGGGCCCCCGCGGCGCTCTTATGATGTTGGACAAAACCCAGACCCTGGTAAACGTGAAGCTCGAGAATACCATGGATTCACAAATCGATAGCCCGTACGGATCTCTCACCAGACAACAACAACAGATGCAGCAGCAGCtactgcagcagcagcaacagaagcagctcCAGCAACAGCAGGTATTGCAGCTTCAACACCACCACCAGCAACAGCTGCAGCAGCAGCCGCTCCAGCAGCAACAACAActccagcagcaccaccaccaccaacagcaacagctccagcagcaccaccaccaccaacagcaacagctccagcagcaccaccaccagcagcaacagcagcttcaGCAGCATCTGGGCATGTCCGGAAACCAGAGCGCCGAAGCCCAGCTAGCGCAGCAGCAGCTGGGCATGATGGAAACCAGAGCGCACAAGCCCATCTAG